The Cyanobacteriota bacterium genome segment CGATTGTAATCCCTGCTTGCCGATAAGCATGACCCACACCGACGATCGGCAGACCTGCCAGTTCTGGAGGATTAGGTTGTTGTTGCAGAGCAGTGGCTATCCGACAGGCAATTTCATCTTCACCATGACCATTACTAAGGCAAAGCAACTTCTGCATGGGGAGTTTTTTACTGACCTCTTCGACCTAAGAACGTGATGAACACTATGAACCATTGCACCATCCACACTACGGTTTGCCCTAGAAACAGCGACAATCCGCCAACAGAGCCATATTTGGTCAAATGGTAATGAAAGCGAGTAGGCAGATGATAGGGGGACTTTTTGCTACTGAACACACGGTACCAACTGGGCACTGGTAGCTGGTACAGATAGTCGCGAAAGCGATAAATTGTGTCAGTAACTCCAGGCAGGCGAACCTTGGCATCTCCAAGAATACAGACCGTAAACCCAGCGCGGCTAGCAGCTAGCAAATACATTCCGTCACCACCATACTGAGGAAAACGATCAGCATCAGGATAGCCGATCGTTGCCATTACCGATCGAGGAATTGCCACGCAGTAGCCGCTAGTACCCTCAACTACAACGACTTCGCCAGGATGGGCAGCAAATCGGTGTCGGCCTCGAAAGCCAGTTGGCAGCGGTTGATTGCCACTGGGACTGTAGCAGGCAGCAGCAGCGATCGTTTTAGGATGGGTATGCACAAACTCAACCAACGCTTCGATCGCACCTGGCTCAGGCCAGCAGTCATCATTCAGCCATAAAACGATCGCAGCACGGTCTGCCCAGGCATTGCTCATCCCTAGCCGCATTGCACCTGTCCACCATAGATCCCCTGTTCCTACTAGCACCTTGACCGTCGGATAAGCTGTTTGAATGGCAGCCGTGGTTCCATCTGTAGAGCCATCATCCACAACTACTATCTGATACCGATCCAACACGCCAAGCTGTTGTAACTGGTGAAGGCAAGCTAGGGTTATAGCACAGCGATTATAAACTGGGATGAGAATGTGAACGATTGGCTGCTCTTGGCTCATCCCCATAGACATCAATCCTTAGTTGCAGCGACAGCCTTGAGCTTAGCGTAAAACTCTGAGGTATCTGTCGGGGGTACAAACTGGTGAATAGGCTGAATAGGCTGACAGGTCATTGGCTCTGGTTCTGAGGGTGATTGCTCAGATACGCCTTGCTCAGGGAGTATTGAATGAGTGGGTGGCTCTTCCCAGGGGTCAGGTATGGTGCTAGAGGCCGATTGCTTGTCAGATGATTGCCAGCACAACAACTGAGGCTGACAGGCTGCGGTAACATCAGGGGATGTTGATGGAAGGGTAGCCCCGATCGCTTCCTGGTGAACTACCGGTAACACATGCTCACATACCATCTGGGCAAA includes the following:
- a CDS encoding glycosyltransferase, whose protein sequence is MGMSQEQPIVHILIPVYNRCAITLACLHQLQQLGVLDRYQIVVVDDGSTDGTTAAIQTAYPTVKVLVGTGDLWWTGAMRLGMSNAWADRAAIVLWLNDDCWPEPGAIEALVEFVHTHPKTIAAAACYSPSGNQPLPTGFRGRHRFAAHPGEVVVVEGTSGYCVAIPRSVMATIGYPDADRFPQYGGDGMYLLAASRAGFTVCILGDAKVRLPGVTDTIYRFRDYLYQLPVPSWYRVFSSKKSPYHLPTRFHYHLTKYGSVGGLSLFLGQTVVWMVQWFIVFITFLGRRGQ